A single genomic interval of Gossypium raimondii isolate GPD5lz chromosome 11, ASM2569854v1, whole genome shotgun sequence harbors:
- the LOC105761127 gene encoding acyl-CoA-binding domain-containing protein 4 translates to MQTVMESFGAQMAKRKAMWLYPKVSGFNPSERWGHSACYSNGVVYVFGGCCGGLHFSDVLMLNLNTMIWKTLETTGQGPGPRDSHSVVLVGTKMMVFGGTNGSKKVNDLHVLDLVSKEWIRAECQGVAPSPRESHTATLIGEDKVVIFGGSGEGGANYLNDLHVLDLRTMRWTSPQVRGHIPVPRDSHSAVAIGNKLVVHGGDCGDRYLGDVDIFDMDTSTWSRLAVQGSLPGVRAGHAAVNIGAKVFIIGGVGDKHYYNDVWVLDVIACCWTQLDICGQQPQGRFSHTAILAESDIAIYGGCGEDERPINELLVLQLGKQHPNGRYNISMCKTFGSHWNQEKRRFLRVAPGNLKSIYFADIEVAKHGDNEAEQEAKHSSRFGSDTSNPKRRRTATAKAWEVEFEQEEHSLSLSQHSSPSQSDQEQAPLQKPPDSTTPQGLNLFKQFHHVPSNCQPYNVSNNHKQTIYTVHRTQQDPQFTRELQNPRKPEQYLHVGDTGRQGSGTQYSIVEQRHLEAGPIHNLLGAEVRGKVDGAFDSGFLVTANVNGKIFRGVLFAPGSGVISRGPMLAQSPSSTCQVSGAQPFLNSSNLEPLNPSQPPPTMRVTPESGHSSRHLATSAASLATAKDPKLRSDLRDVVLTLGGPGTGPV, encoded by the exons atgcAGACAGTAATGGAGTCATTTGGAGCTCAAATGGCAAAGAGGAAAGCAATGTGGCTTTATCCTAAAGTCTCTGGGTTTAATCCTTCTGAGAGATGGGGGCACTCTGCTTGCTATTCTAATGGGGTTGTTTATGTATTTGGG GGGTGTTGCGGTGGTCTACATTTTAGTGATGTTCTCATGCTAAATCTCAACACAATGATTTGGAAAACTCTGGAAACCACAGGGCAGGGACCTGGTCCTAGAGACAGTCACAGTGTTGTTcttgtagggactaaaatgatgGTGTTTGGGGGCACTAATGGTTCTAAGAAGGTAAACGATCTTCATGTACTGGACCTTGTATCGAAAGAGTGGATACGAGCTGAATGCCAGGGCGTCGCGCCATCACCTCGCGAAAGCCATACAGCAACACTTATTGGTGAAGACAAGGTAGTGATTTTTGGAGGAAGTGGTGAAGGTGGAGCGAATTACCTGAatgatttgcatgttttggacCTTAGGACTATGAGATGGACTTCACCTCAGGTGAGAGGTCATATCCCTGTCCCTAGAGATAGTCATAGTGCCGTTGCTATAGGAAACAAGCTTGTTGTGCATGGTGGGGACTGCGGTGATCGATACCTTGGAGATGTTGACATCTTCGACATGGATACTTCGACCTGGTCAAGG TTGGCTGTTCAAGGCTCGTTACCAGGTGTCCGAGCAGGTCATGCTGCAGTTAATATTGGAGCAAAG GTTTTCATCATCGGAGGGGTTGGAGATAAACACTATTACAATGATGTTTGGGTACTAGATGTGATTGCTTGTTGTTGGACACAGCTTGATATATGTGGCCAGCAGCCTCAAGGCCGGTTTTCTCATACTGCTATTCTAGCGGAGTCCGATATTGCCATTTATGGAGG ATGTGGGGAAGATGAACGTCCGATCAACGAATTGCTGGTTTTACAACTCGGAAAGCAACATCCAAATGGTCGATACAACATTTCAATGTGCAAAACTTTCGGAAGCCATTGGAACCAAGAAAAGAGAAGATTCTTAAGAGTAGCACCTGGCAACTTG AAAAGCATCTATTTTGCCGATATCGAAGTAGCAAAACATGGAGATAATGAAGCAGAACAAGAAGCAAAGCATTCTTCTCGGTTCGGTTCAG ATACTTCAAACCCGAAGAGGAGAAGAACCGCCACTGCAAAGGCATGGGAGGTTGAATTCGAGCAAGAAGAACATTCCCTTTCACTCTCGCAGCATTCGTCTCCTTCACAATCTGATCAAGAACAAGCTCCGCTACAAAAGCCCCCTGATTCCACCACGCCCCAAGGCCTTAATTTGTTTAAGCAGTTCCATCATGTTCCAAGCAATTGTCAGCCTTACAATGTTTCAAATAACCATAAGCAAACCATATATACTGTCCATAGAACGCAACAAGATCCCCAGTTTACAAGAGAACTTCAAAACCCTCGGAAACCTGAACAATATCTCCATGTTGGTGATACTGGCAGACAAGGAAGTGGAACACAATACTCCATTGTTGAACAGAGACACTTGGAAGCGGGGCCTATTCACAACCTG CTTGGTGCTGAAGTTCGAGGTAAGGTTGATGGGGCCTTCGACTCCGGTTTCCTGGTGACAGCGAATGTTAATGGAAAGATATTCAGAGGGGTCTTATTTGCGCCT GGGTCAGGTGTCATCTCGAGAGGGCCAATGCTTGCTCAAAGTCCGTCATCAACATGCCAGGTCAGTGGAGCTCAGCCATTTCTAAACTCGAGCAATTTAGAACCCTTGAACCCATCTCAGCCACCACCAACAATGCGTGTCACGCCAGAATCCGGTCACAGCTCTCGGCATTTGGCAACTAGTGCTGCTTCATTAGCAACAGCAAAAGACCCAAAGCTAAGAAGTGATCTAAGAGATGTGGTTCTAACACTAGGAGGACCTGGAACTGGCCCTGTTTGA